The following are from one region of the Aptenodytes patagonicus unplaced genomic scaffold, bAptPat1.pri.cur scaffold_92, whole genome shotgun sequence genome:
- the LOC143173503 gene encoding maestro heat-like repeat-containing protein family member 7 — MRQLLLCADVGTEEFAALYKAQRYLRHPSPVMLSLVLRGLITLSETPETARKIPVLLPDIMETLQDANADVKMKALVLLRNMMGHMKREEASVIALQLAEKLLPLFDDVSSQVRELSISFFEDVMKTVVGRNVKKMKKKVSRAWRR, encoded by the exons ATGCGACAG ctgctgctctgcgccgacgttggaacagaggagtttgctgccctgtacaaagcccagaggtacctgaggcatccaagcccggtgatgctctcgctggtgctgaggggcctcatcacgctttcagagacacccgagacg gcaagaaaaataccggtcctgctgccagacatcatggagaccctgcaggatgccaacgctgatgtcaagatgaaggccctggtactcctcaggaacatgatgggtcacatgaagagggaggaggccagcgtcatcgctctgcagctggcggagaagctcctgcccctctttgatgat gtgtccagccaggtgcgggagctctccatcagcttcttcgaAGACGTGATGaagactgtggtggggagaaacgtgaaaaagatgaagaagaaagt ATCGAGAGCGTGGCGAAGGTGA